In Juglans microcarpa x Juglans regia isolate MS1-56 chromosome 4S, Jm3101_v1.0, whole genome shotgun sequence, a single window of DNA contains:
- the LOC121261834 gene encoding LOW QUALITY PROTEIN: serine/threonine-protein kinase RIO1-like (The sequence of the model RefSeq protein was modified relative to this genomic sequence to represent the inferred CDS: inserted 1 base in 1 codon) produces the protein MADMEVKPLALDEDEEKEEDEELSWSSDSEVGDALDWLDSKDDNQAVEGNFTLNSRRPNAHGGLHSRHNTSTLQPLSNRNQRFTHHIRASPLEEWEGRLNVGMSNSVTTAIRESVREMAIGKSRTTEKADRATVEQAIDPRTRMVLFKMLNRGVFHDINGCISTGKEANVYHATKSNGQELAIKVYKTSVLVFKDRDRYVQGDYRFRYGYCRHNPRKMVKTWAEKEMRNLMRLKAAGIRCPTPVLLRLHVLVMEFIGIVKTGWAAPRLKDAALSLDRLREGYVEMIIAMRTLYQKCKLVHGDLSEYNILYFEGHLYIIDVSQSVDLDHPHALDFLREDCLHVSDFFKKHGVAVMTIRELFDFIVDPSISDEAVDSYLEKVCATKILARGDISVEDEIADSVFLQSFIPKTLEHVKNAEEDVQRITSGQXTGDMYYQTITGLKHALSIAQQGPEPGEDSSVNPAALSNPPKSEIESLEVSDEENSSDTEESSSSETEPEVPVDKKAARKENKKKVKEEKREARKNKVPKAVKKRKKKLAKAHKTR, from the exons ATGGCCGATATGGAAGTGAAACCATTAGCACTGGATGAAGAcgaagagaaagaggaagatgaagagctTTCATGGTCATCAGACTCGGAAGTTGGAGACGCATTGGATTGGTTGGATTCCAAGGATGACAACCAAGCTGTTGAGGGGAATTTTACGCTCAATTCCAGGCGTCCCAATGCTCATGGAGGTCTTCATTCTCGACATAATACATCCACACTGCAGCCGCTCTCTAATCGGAACCAGAGGTTCACTCATCATATTCGAGCTTCACCTTTGGAG GAGTGGGAAGGGAGGTTGAATGTGGGCATGTCGAACTCTGTGACAACTGCTATTCGAGAAAGTGTTCGAGAGATGGCCATTGGTAAATCTAGAACTACTGAGAAAGCAGACCGTGCGACCGTTGAGCAG GCCATTGATCCTAGAACTCGCATGGTCTTATTCAAGATGCTAAATCGAGGTGTATTTCATGATATTAATGGCTGCATTTCAACTGGAAAAGAA GCAAATGTTTATCATGCAACCAAATCTAATGGTCAGGAACTGGCAATCAAAGTATATAAAACTTCTGTTCTGGTATTTAA GGACAGAGATCGTTATGTACAAGGTGACTACCGTTTCAGATATGGATACTGCAGACATAACCCCAGGAAAATGGTAAAGACATGGGCTGAGAAAGAGATGAGGAACCTTATGAG GCTAAAGGCAGCAGGAATTAGGTGTCCAACTCCAGTACTTTTGAGACTTCATGTTCTGGTCATGGAATTCATAGGTATTGT GAAAACAGGTTGGGCTGCACCTCGTCTTAAGGATGCTGCTTTATCTCTTGACAGGTTACGTGAAGGTTATGTGGAG ATGATTATTGCAATGCGAACACTATATCAGAAGTGCAAACTGGTTCATGGAGACCTCAGCGAGTATAATATACTGTATTTTGAG GGTCACTTGTATATTATAGACGTCTCTCAATCAGTTGATCTTGACCATCCCCATGCCCTCGATTTCCTTCGTGAAGATTGTCTTCATGTTTCT gactttttcaaaaaacatgGTGTAGCTGTTATGACAATTCGAGAACTCTTTGATTTCATAGTTGATCCTTCTATTTCTGATGAAGCTGTGGATAGTTATCTGGAAAAGGTtt GTGCAACAAAAATTTTGGCTAGAGGAGACATATCTGTCGAGGATGAAATTGCAGACTCTGTAT ttttacaGTCATTCATCCCAAAGACACTAGAACATGTAAAGAATGCTGAGGAGGATGTGCAACGGATAACCAGCGGCC GAACGGGAGATATGTACTATCAAACTATCACAGGACTCAAGCATGCCCTTTCAATTGCTCAGCAAGGACCAGAGCCTGGTGAAGACTCCTCTGTTAATCCAGCTGCTCTGTCTAATCCTCCTAAGAGCGAAATCGAGTCTCTAGAAGTCAGTGATGAAGAGAACTCAAGCGATACAGAAGAGAGTTCCTCATCAGAAACTGAACCAGAGGTTCCTGTAGATAAGAAAGCTGCtagaaaagagaacaaaaagaaagtCAAAGAGGAGAAGAGGGAGGCTCGGAAGAATAAAGTGCCTAAAGCcgtgaagaaaagaaagaagaagttgGCCAAAGCTCACAAGACCAGATAG